A genome region from Falco biarmicus isolate bFalBia1 chromosome 11, bFalBia1.pri, whole genome shotgun sequence includes the following:
- the LOC130157144 gene encoding ADAMTS-like protein 2 isoform X3, translated as MGLAHGTGTAARGASRSSSPSASCPPSRSPSAPKVCTETQSSPGNGREDGSKRPLCSREQPEGLAGQPGVCGCGRGAARGPARRLPPPPPGGLRKSRLRWRERLGKGRAAAAAAGRAVRGGRRSPPGPTQLAGGTRGRAPGRRGLRRARPPPPRPSPRRTAALRVAARHPAGCKVINSLSHAGPRSGGGCSCYRRWWAAAPPRRLLRGGCSSSAAWPPLPAASASSSCSSAPPPPPSALSSEAADGAGPWDEEVTKWWGEWSSWSTCSRSCGGGVMSRERHCLRQRLHMPQGTNTTMCVGQARHYQLCQQQPCPANTASFKQQQCSSFNAKAFGKRYYHWMPLYPDDYTSISNKPCDLQCTTRSGERQLMARAQDGTSCKDRTYQGVCINGKCEPVGCDGSLYSPRTMDRCRVCGGDGSTCHRVSGSFRKALSQIGYVFITNIPAGATDILIIERRKTENILALADESGHFFFNGNSAIDNPQNFRVAGTIFKYRRPSSLNSDGLEYIIAHGPTNQSLNAMYYNFNGKMPHITYDYTVPRTPSLRTVAPAVGRPLYHQLPETSQNHPVPANSRAAQDFNATWLSLSPDDTSEQLPLREGHDDLGFGHPHFFQTNSTSQTRDWGWEQALRFNQISISTAVPYSMRRSELSENSRIASSRLRLFRRLCHRDPHNTAFCRELQHLAARLAPRNSTAGPWTTAAWWPQGLHKAPARKNSLEDLKVEAFAGSQGEAANYSMMASVESPLLGASPTADISQAEPLQAPGTESNEFDVSPVGHDDISLADMYRWKVSAYAPCSSTCTSAGISTSYAMCVRYDGVEVDETYCDALTRPEPTHEFCTGRDCQPRWETSRWSECSRTCGEGYQYRTVRCWKMLAPGFDSSVYDDLCEAAGLARPMEKKACKNKACGPQWELSEWSECSARCGTQGTMKREVRCSVEAPLCDESRKPSGEKACTGPPCDRRWTASDWGPCSGSCGEGRMSRFIACRNLEGKVISNSQCDPATKPLAVHPCGDKNCPAHWVEQEWDQCDASCGRGMKTRVVLCAGLENGVYREYPEKRCEASQKPEEQAACFRRPCSTWFTTSWSQCSKTCGTGVRLREVKCYQGEALAQGCDPTSKPEARQTCQLQPCPTEAPEEDCEDKATANCVLVLKVKLCSHWYYRKACCWSCRLKSP; from the exons atGGGGCTTGCTCATGGCACGGGCACGGCTGCCCGTGGTGCCAGCCGGAGCAGCTCTCCCAGCGCCAGCTGCCCCCCGTCCCggagcccctctgccccaaAGGTGTGCACCGAGACACAGAGCTCGCCCGGGAATGGCAGGGAAGATGGCAGCAAGCGGCCTttgtgcagcagggagcagccgGAGGGCCTGGCGGGGCAGCCCGGGGTTTGCGGGTGTGGGAGGGGGGCAGCCCGCGGGCCCGCtcgccgcctcccgccgccgccccctgGGGGGCTCCGTAAGAGCCGCTTAAGGTGGCGAGAGCGGCTGGGGAagggccgggcggcggcggcggccgcagGCAGGGCGGTGCGAGGGGGCAGGCGCAGCCCGCCCGGCCCCACACAGCTCGCGGGCGGGACGCGGGGCCgagccccggggcggcggggcctgaggcgcgcccgccccccccctccccgccccagcccccgccgAACGGCCGCGCTGCGGGTCGCCGCCCGCCACCCGGCAGGTTGTAAAGTCATTAACTCCCTCAGCCATGCCGGGCCGCGCTCCGGCGGCGGCTGCTCCTGCTACCGCCGCTGGTgggccgccgcgccgcctcGCCGCCTCCTCCGCggcggctgcagcagcagcgcggcatggccgccgctccccgctgcctccgcctcctcctcctgctcctcagcgccgccgccgcccccctcgGCGCTAAG TAGTGAGGCAGCAGATGGAGCTGGCCCCTGGGATGAAGAAGTCACCAAGTGGTGGGGAGAGTGGAGCTCCTGGTCCACCTGCTCCCGGTCCTGCGGGGGAGGTGTGATGTCCCGGGAGAGGCACTGTTTGCGACAGAG gcTCCATATGCCCCAGGGAACAAACACCACCATGTGTGTTGGTCAAGCCAGACACTACCaactgtgccagcagcag CCCTGCCCAGCCAACACAGCAAGcttcaaacagcagcagtgctccAGTTTCAATGCCAAAGCCTTTGGGAAGCGCTACTACCACTGGATGCCTCTCTATCCAG ATGACTACACCAGTATCTCCAACAAGCCATGTGACCTCCAATGCACCACCCGGAGTGGAGAGAGGCAGCTGATGGCCCGAGCACAGGATGGTACCTCCTGCAAGGACAGGACCTATCAAGGGGTCTGCATCAATGGGAAGTGTGAG CCGGTTGGGTGCGATGGGAGCCTGTACTCACCCCGGACGATGGACAGATGCAGGGTGTGTGGAGGGGACGGCAGCACTTGCCACCGTGTCTCGGGCAGCTTCCGAAAGGCACTCTCACAGATAG GTTACGTGTTCATCACCAACATCCCTGCTGGTGCCACGGACATCCTCATCATTGAGcgcaggaaaacagaaaacatcctag cACTTGCAGATGAATCTGGGCATTTCTTCTTCAACGGCAACTCAGCCATTGACAACCCCCAGAACTTCAGGGTAGCTGGCACGATCTTCAAGTACCGGCGGCCCTCGAGCCTGAACTCGGATGGACTGGAGTATATCATAGCTCACGGGCCCACTAACCAGTCTCTGAATGCCATG TACTATAACTTCAATGGGAAAATGCCACACATAACTTATGACTATACTGTACCACGGACACCATCTCTCCGAACAGTAGCCCCTGCTGTAGGCAGACCTCTCTATCATCAGCTACCAGAGACCAGCCAGAACCATCCCGTTCCAGCCAACTCCAGAGCTGCCCAGGACTTCAATGCCACGTGGCTCTCCCTGTCACCAGATGACACCAGTGAACAGCTTCCTCTAAGAGAAGGGCATGATGATTTAGGCTTTGGTCACCCGCACTTCTTCCAGACCAACTCCACCAGCCAAACTCGGGACTGGGGCTGGGAACAAG ctctCAGGTTCAATCAGATTTCCATCAGCACAGCTGTACCCTACAGCATGAGGAGATCTGAGCTCTCGGAGAACAGCCGCATAGCATCCTCCAGGCTTCGTCTTTTCAGGCGACTGTGCCACCGAGACCCGCACAACACTGCCTTCTGtagggagctgcagcacctggcagcTAGGCTGGCCCCGAGGAACTCCACAGCAGGACCATGGACCACAGCTGCCTGGTGGCCACAGGGTCTCCACAAAGCGCCGGCCCGTAAGAACTCACTGGAGGACTTGAAGGTGGAGGCATTTGCTGGGAGTCAGGGGGAAGCAGCCAACTACAGCATGATGGCATCTGTGGAGAGCCCTCTGCTAGGTGCCAGCCCAACCGCGGACATCAGCCAGGCAGAGCCTCTGCAAGCCCCTGGCACTGAAAG CAATGAGTTTGATGTGAGCCCCGTGGGCCATGACGACATCAGCTTGGCTGACATGTATCGGTGGAAAGTCTCAGCTTATGCCCCATGCAGCTCCACGTGCACTTCAG CAGGTATCAGTACCTCCTATGCGATGTGTGTCCGGTACGATGGGGTGGAAGTGGATGAAACTTACTGCGATGCCCTAACCCGACCAGAACCTACTCACGAATTTTGCACAGGGAGAGATTGCCAGCCTAG GTGGGAGACCAGCCGGTGGAGCGAATGCTCCAGAACCTGTGGTGAGGGCTATCAGTACCGCACTGTGCGCTGCTGGAAGATGCTGGCTCCAGGCTTTGACAGCTCCGTTTACGATGACCTCTGTGAGGCAGCTGGGTTGGCCAGGCCCATGGAGAAGAAAGCCTGCAAGAACAAGGCCTGTGGGCCCCAGTGGGAGCTCTCCGAGTGGTCTGAG TGCTCGGCCCGGTGTGGCACGCAAGGGACGATGAAGCGGGAGGTGCGCTGCTCGGTGGAAGCACCGCTCTGTGATGAGTCGCGGAAGCCCAGCGGTGAGAAGGCGTGCACAGGCCCACCCTGCGACCGCCGCTGGACTGCTTCAGACTGGGGCCCG TGCTCAGGTTCGTGTGGTGAAGGACGCATGAGCCGCTTCATCGCGTGTCGCAACCTGGAGGGCAAGGTGATCTCCAACTCGCAGTGTGACCCAGCCACCAAGCCCCTGGCTGTCCATCCCTGTGGAGACAAGAACTGCCCCGCACACTGGGTGGAGCAAGAGTGGGACCAG TGTGATGCCAGCTGTGGGCGAGGGATGAAGACCCGGGTCGTCTTGTGTGCGGGCCTGGAGAATGGTGTGTACAGGGAGTACCCCGAGAAGCGCTGTGAAGCCTCTCAGAAACCTGAGGAACAAGCTGCCTGTTTCAGGAGGCCATGTTCAACATGGTTCACTACCTCCTGGTCTCAG
- the LOC130157144 gene encoding ADAMTS-like protein 2 isoform X1 — MGLAHGTGTAARGASRSSSPSASCPPSRSPSAPKVCTETQSSPGNGREDGSKRPLCSREQPEGLAGQPGVCGCGRGAARGPARRLPPPPPGGLRKSRLRWRERLGKGRAAAAAAGRAVRGGRRSPPGPTQLAGGTRGRAPGRRGLRRARPPPPRPSPRRTAALRVAARHPAGCKVINSLSHAGPRSGGGCSCYRRWWAAAPPRRLLRGGCSSSAAWPPLPAASASSSCSSAPPPPPSALSSEAADGAGPWDEEVTKWWGEWSSWSTCSRSCGGGVMSRERHCLRQRLHMPQGTNTTMCVGQARHYQLCQQQPCPANTASFKQQQCSSFNAKAFGKRYYHWMPLYPDDYTSISNKPCDLQCTTRSGERQLMARAQDGTSCKDRTYQGVCINGKCEPVGCDGSLYSPRTMDRCRVCGGDGSTCHRVSGSFRKALSQIGYVFITNIPAGATDILIIERRKTENILALADESGHFFFNGNSAIDNPQNFRVAGTIFKYRRPSSLNSDGLEYIIAHGPTNQSLNAMYYNFNGKMPHITYDYTVPRTPSLRTVAPAVGRPLYHQLPETSQNHPVPANSRAAQDFNATWLSLSPDDTSEQLPLREGHDDLGFGHPHFFQTNSTSQTRDWGWEQGEEKKYDFQIRQVYDANTAGEEEEVEAAAVGRETELALRFNQISISTAVPYSMRRSELSENSRIASSRLRLFRRLCHRDPHNTAFCRELQHLAARLAPRNSTAGPWTTAAWWPQGLHKAPARKNSLEDLKVEAFAGSQGEAANYSMMASVESPLLGASPTADISQAEPLQAPGTESNEFDVSPVGHDDISLADMYRWKVSAYAPCSSTCTSAGISTSYAMCVRYDGVEVDETYCDALTRPEPTHEFCTGRDCQPRWETSRWSECSRTCGEGYQYRTVRCWKMLAPGFDSSVYDDLCEAAGLARPMEKKACKNKACGPQWELSEWSECSARCGTQGTMKREVRCSVEAPLCDESRKPSGEKACTGPPCDRRWTASDWGPCSGSCGEGRMSRFIACRNLEGKVISNSQCDPATKPLAVHPCGDKNCPAHWVEQEWDQCDASCGRGMKTRVVLCAGLENGVYREYPEKRCEASQKPEEQAACFRRPCSTWFTTSWSQCSKTCGTGVRLREVKCYQGEALAQGCDPTSKPEARQTCQLQPCPTEAPEEDCEDKATANCVLVLKVKLCSHWYYRKACCWSCRLKSP; from the exons atGGGGCTTGCTCATGGCACGGGCACGGCTGCCCGTGGTGCCAGCCGGAGCAGCTCTCCCAGCGCCAGCTGCCCCCCGTCCCggagcccctctgccccaaAGGTGTGCACCGAGACACAGAGCTCGCCCGGGAATGGCAGGGAAGATGGCAGCAAGCGGCCTttgtgcagcagggagcagccgGAGGGCCTGGCGGGGCAGCCCGGGGTTTGCGGGTGTGGGAGGGGGGCAGCCCGCGGGCCCGCtcgccgcctcccgccgccgccccctgGGGGGCTCCGTAAGAGCCGCTTAAGGTGGCGAGAGCGGCTGGGGAagggccgggcggcggcggcggccgcagGCAGGGCGGTGCGAGGGGGCAGGCGCAGCCCGCCCGGCCCCACACAGCTCGCGGGCGGGACGCGGGGCCgagccccggggcggcggggcctgaggcgcgcccgccccccccctccccgccccagcccccgccgAACGGCCGCGCTGCGGGTCGCCGCCCGCCACCCGGCAGGTTGTAAAGTCATTAACTCCCTCAGCCATGCCGGGCCGCGCTCCGGCGGCGGCTGCTCCTGCTACCGCCGCTGGTgggccgccgcgccgcctcGCCGCCTCCTCCGCggcggctgcagcagcagcgcggcatggccgccgctccccgctgcctccgcctcctcctcctgctcctcagcgccgccgccgcccccctcgGCGCTAAG TAGTGAGGCAGCAGATGGAGCTGGCCCCTGGGATGAAGAAGTCACCAAGTGGTGGGGAGAGTGGAGCTCCTGGTCCACCTGCTCCCGGTCCTGCGGGGGAGGTGTGATGTCCCGGGAGAGGCACTGTTTGCGACAGAG gcTCCATATGCCCCAGGGAACAAACACCACCATGTGTGTTGGTCAAGCCAGACACTACCaactgtgccagcagcag CCCTGCCCAGCCAACACAGCAAGcttcaaacagcagcagtgctccAGTTTCAATGCCAAAGCCTTTGGGAAGCGCTACTACCACTGGATGCCTCTCTATCCAG ATGACTACACCAGTATCTCCAACAAGCCATGTGACCTCCAATGCACCACCCGGAGTGGAGAGAGGCAGCTGATGGCCCGAGCACAGGATGGTACCTCCTGCAAGGACAGGACCTATCAAGGGGTCTGCATCAATGGGAAGTGTGAG CCGGTTGGGTGCGATGGGAGCCTGTACTCACCCCGGACGATGGACAGATGCAGGGTGTGTGGAGGGGACGGCAGCACTTGCCACCGTGTCTCGGGCAGCTTCCGAAAGGCACTCTCACAGATAG GTTACGTGTTCATCACCAACATCCCTGCTGGTGCCACGGACATCCTCATCATTGAGcgcaggaaaacagaaaacatcctag cACTTGCAGATGAATCTGGGCATTTCTTCTTCAACGGCAACTCAGCCATTGACAACCCCCAGAACTTCAGGGTAGCTGGCACGATCTTCAAGTACCGGCGGCCCTCGAGCCTGAACTCGGATGGACTGGAGTATATCATAGCTCACGGGCCCACTAACCAGTCTCTGAATGCCATG TACTATAACTTCAATGGGAAAATGCCACACATAACTTATGACTATACTGTACCACGGACACCATCTCTCCGAACAGTAGCCCCTGCTGTAGGCAGACCTCTCTATCATCAGCTACCAGAGACCAGCCAGAACCATCCCGTTCCAGCCAACTCCAGAGCTGCCCAGGACTTCAATGCCACGTGGCTCTCCCTGTCACCAGATGACACCAGTGAACAGCTTCCTCTAAGAGAAGGGCATGATGATTTAGGCTTTGGTCACCCGCACTTCTTCCAGACCAACTCCACCAGCCAAACTCGGGACTGGGGCTGGGAACAAGGTGAAGAGAAGAAGTATGACTTCCAGATAAGACAGGTCTACGATGCAAACacagcaggagaggaagaagaggtggaagcagcagcagttggtAGAGAAACAGAGCTGG ctctCAGGTTCAATCAGATTTCCATCAGCACAGCTGTACCCTACAGCATGAGGAGATCTGAGCTCTCGGAGAACAGCCGCATAGCATCCTCCAGGCTTCGTCTTTTCAGGCGACTGTGCCACCGAGACCCGCACAACACTGCCTTCTGtagggagctgcagcacctggcagcTAGGCTGGCCCCGAGGAACTCCACAGCAGGACCATGGACCACAGCTGCCTGGTGGCCACAGGGTCTCCACAAAGCGCCGGCCCGTAAGAACTCACTGGAGGACTTGAAGGTGGAGGCATTTGCTGGGAGTCAGGGGGAAGCAGCCAACTACAGCATGATGGCATCTGTGGAGAGCCCTCTGCTAGGTGCCAGCCCAACCGCGGACATCAGCCAGGCAGAGCCTCTGCAAGCCCCTGGCACTGAAAG CAATGAGTTTGATGTGAGCCCCGTGGGCCATGACGACATCAGCTTGGCTGACATGTATCGGTGGAAAGTCTCAGCTTATGCCCCATGCAGCTCCACGTGCACTTCAG CAGGTATCAGTACCTCCTATGCGATGTGTGTCCGGTACGATGGGGTGGAAGTGGATGAAACTTACTGCGATGCCCTAACCCGACCAGAACCTACTCACGAATTTTGCACAGGGAGAGATTGCCAGCCTAG GTGGGAGACCAGCCGGTGGAGCGAATGCTCCAGAACCTGTGGTGAGGGCTATCAGTACCGCACTGTGCGCTGCTGGAAGATGCTGGCTCCAGGCTTTGACAGCTCCGTTTACGATGACCTCTGTGAGGCAGCTGGGTTGGCCAGGCCCATGGAGAAGAAAGCCTGCAAGAACAAGGCCTGTGGGCCCCAGTGGGAGCTCTCCGAGTGGTCTGAG TGCTCGGCCCGGTGTGGCACGCAAGGGACGATGAAGCGGGAGGTGCGCTGCTCGGTGGAAGCACCGCTCTGTGATGAGTCGCGGAAGCCCAGCGGTGAGAAGGCGTGCACAGGCCCACCCTGCGACCGCCGCTGGACTGCTTCAGACTGGGGCCCG TGCTCAGGTTCGTGTGGTGAAGGACGCATGAGCCGCTTCATCGCGTGTCGCAACCTGGAGGGCAAGGTGATCTCCAACTCGCAGTGTGACCCAGCCACCAAGCCCCTGGCTGTCCATCCCTGTGGAGACAAGAACTGCCCCGCACACTGGGTGGAGCAAGAGTGGGACCAG TGTGATGCCAGCTGTGGGCGAGGGATGAAGACCCGGGTCGTCTTGTGTGCGGGCCTGGAGAATGGTGTGTACAGGGAGTACCCCGAGAAGCGCTGTGAAGCCTCTCAGAAACCTGAGGAACAAGCTGCCTGTTTCAGGAGGCCATGTTCAACATGGTTCACTACCTCCTGGTCTCAG
- the LOC130157144 gene encoding ADAMTS-like protein 2 isoform X4 — protein sequence MGLAHGTGTAARGASRSSSPSASCPPSRSPSAPKVCTETQSSPGNGREDGSKRPLCSREQPEGLAGQPGVCGCGRGAARGPARRLPPPPPGGLRKSRLRWRERLGKGRAAAAAAGRAVRGGRRSPPGPTQLAGGTRGRAPGRRGLRRARPPPPRPSPRRTAALRVAARHPAGCKVINSLSHAGPRSGGGCSCYRRWWAAAPPRRLLRGGCSSSAAWPPLPAASASSSCSSAPPPPPSALSSEAADGAGPWDEEVTKWWGEWSSWSTCSRSCGGGVMSRERHCLRQRLHMPQGTNTTMCVGQARHYQLCQQQPCPANTASFKQQQCSSFNAKAFGKRYYHWMPLYPDDYTSISNKPCDLQCTTRSGERQLMARAQDGTSCKDRTYQGVCINGKCEPVGCDGSLYSPRTMDRCRVCGGDGSTCHRVSGSFRKALSQIGYVFITNIPAGATDILIIERRKTENILALADESGHFFFNGNSAIDNPQNFRVAGTIFKYRRPSSLNSDGLEYIIAHGPTNQSLNAMYYNFNGKMPHITYDYTVPRTPSLRTVAPAVGRPLYHQLPETSQNHPVPANSRAAQDFNATWLSLSPDDTSEQLPLREGHDDLGFGHPHFFQTNSTSQTRDWGWEQGEEKKYDFQIRQVYDANTAGEEEEVEAAAVGRETELALRFNQISISTAVPYSMRRSELSENSRIASSRLRLFRRLCHRDPHNTAFCRELQHLAARLAPRNSTAGPWTTAAWWPQGLHKAPARKNSLEDLKVEAFAGSQGEAANYSMMASVESPLLGASPTADISQAEPLQAPGTESNEFDVSPVGHDDISLADMYRWKVSAYAPCSSTCTSAGISTSYAMCVRYDGVEVDETYCDALTRPEPTHEFCTGRDCQPRWETSRWSECSRTCGEGYQYRTVRCWKMLAPGFDSSVYDDLCEAAGLARPMEKKACKNKACGPQWELSEWSECSARCGTQGTMKREVRCSVEAPLCDESRKPSGEKACTGPPCDRRWTASDWGPVRVVKDA from the exons atGGGGCTTGCTCATGGCACGGGCACGGCTGCCCGTGGTGCCAGCCGGAGCAGCTCTCCCAGCGCCAGCTGCCCCCCGTCCCggagcccctctgccccaaAGGTGTGCACCGAGACACAGAGCTCGCCCGGGAATGGCAGGGAAGATGGCAGCAAGCGGCCTttgtgcagcagggagcagccgGAGGGCCTGGCGGGGCAGCCCGGGGTTTGCGGGTGTGGGAGGGGGGCAGCCCGCGGGCCCGCtcgccgcctcccgccgccgccccctgGGGGGCTCCGTAAGAGCCGCTTAAGGTGGCGAGAGCGGCTGGGGAagggccgggcggcggcggcggccgcagGCAGGGCGGTGCGAGGGGGCAGGCGCAGCCCGCCCGGCCCCACACAGCTCGCGGGCGGGACGCGGGGCCgagccccggggcggcggggcctgaggcgcgcccgccccccccctccccgccccagcccccgccgAACGGCCGCGCTGCGGGTCGCCGCCCGCCACCCGGCAGGTTGTAAAGTCATTAACTCCCTCAGCCATGCCGGGCCGCGCTCCGGCGGCGGCTGCTCCTGCTACCGCCGCTGGTgggccgccgcgccgcctcGCCGCCTCCTCCGCggcggctgcagcagcagcgcggcatggccgccgctccccgctgcctccgcctcctcctcctgctcctcagcgccgccgccgcccccctcgGCGCTAAG TAGTGAGGCAGCAGATGGAGCTGGCCCCTGGGATGAAGAAGTCACCAAGTGGTGGGGAGAGTGGAGCTCCTGGTCCACCTGCTCCCGGTCCTGCGGGGGAGGTGTGATGTCCCGGGAGAGGCACTGTTTGCGACAGAG gcTCCATATGCCCCAGGGAACAAACACCACCATGTGTGTTGGTCAAGCCAGACACTACCaactgtgccagcagcag CCCTGCCCAGCCAACACAGCAAGcttcaaacagcagcagtgctccAGTTTCAATGCCAAAGCCTTTGGGAAGCGCTACTACCACTGGATGCCTCTCTATCCAG ATGACTACACCAGTATCTCCAACAAGCCATGTGACCTCCAATGCACCACCCGGAGTGGAGAGAGGCAGCTGATGGCCCGAGCACAGGATGGTACCTCCTGCAAGGACAGGACCTATCAAGGGGTCTGCATCAATGGGAAGTGTGAG CCGGTTGGGTGCGATGGGAGCCTGTACTCACCCCGGACGATGGACAGATGCAGGGTGTGTGGAGGGGACGGCAGCACTTGCCACCGTGTCTCGGGCAGCTTCCGAAAGGCACTCTCACAGATAG GTTACGTGTTCATCACCAACATCCCTGCTGGTGCCACGGACATCCTCATCATTGAGcgcaggaaaacagaaaacatcctag cACTTGCAGATGAATCTGGGCATTTCTTCTTCAACGGCAACTCAGCCATTGACAACCCCCAGAACTTCAGGGTAGCTGGCACGATCTTCAAGTACCGGCGGCCCTCGAGCCTGAACTCGGATGGACTGGAGTATATCATAGCTCACGGGCCCACTAACCAGTCTCTGAATGCCATG TACTATAACTTCAATGGGAAAATGCCACACATAACTTATGACTATACTGTACCACGGACACCATCTCTCCGAACAGTAGCCCCTGCTGTAGGCAGACCTCTCTATCATCAGCTACCAGAGACCAGCCAGAACCATCCCGTTCCAGCCAACTCCAGAGCTGCCCAGGACTTCAATGCCACGTGGCTCTCCCTGTCACCAGATGACACCAGTGAACAGCTTCCTCTAAGAGAAGGGCATGATGATTTAGGCTTTGGTCACCCGCACTTCTTCCAGACCAACTCCACCAGCCAAACTCGGGACTGGGGCTGGGAACAAGGTGAAGAGAAGAAGTATGACTTCCAGATAAGACAGGTCTACGATGCAAACacagcaggagaggaagaagaggtggaagcagcagcagttggtAGAGAAACAGAGCTGG ctctCAGGTTCAATCAGATTTCCATCAGCACAGCTGTACCCTACAGCATGAGGAGATCTGAGCTCTCGGAGAACAGCCGCATAGCATCCTCCAGGCTTCGTCTTTTCAGGCGACTGTGCCACCGAGACCCGCACAACACTGCCTTCTGtagggagctgcagcacctggcagcTAGGCTGGCCCCGAGGAACTCCACAGCAGGACCATGGACCACAGCTGCCTGGTGGCCACAGGGTCTCCACAAAGCGCCGGCCCGTAAGAACTCACTGGAGGACTTGAAGGTGGAGGCATTTGCTGGGAGTCAGGGGGAAGCAGCCAACTACAGCATGATGGCATCTGTGGAGAGCCCTCTGCTAGGTGCCAGCCCAACCGCGGACATCAGCCAGGCAGAGCCTCTGCAAGCCCCTGGCACTGAAAG CAATGAGTTTGATGTGAGCCCCGTGGGCCATGACGACATCAGCTTGGCTGACATGTATCGGTGGAAAGTCTCAGCTTATGCCCCATGCAGCTCCACGTGCACTTCAG CAGGTATCAGTACCTCCTATGCGATGTGTGTCCGGTACGATGGGGTGGAAGTGGATGAAACTTACTGCGATGCCCTAACCCGACCAGAACCTACTCACGAATTTTGCACAGGGAGAGATTGCCAGCCTAG GTGGGAGACCAGCCGGTGGAGCGAATGCTCCAGAACCTGTGGTGAGGGCTATCAGTACCGCACTGTGCGCTGCTGGAAGATGCTGGCTCCAGGCTTTGACAGCTCCGTTTACGATGACCTCTGTGAGGCAGCTGGGTTGGCCAGGCCCATGGAGAAGAAAGCCTGCAAGAACAAGGCCTGTGGGCCCCAGTGGGAGCTCTCCGAGTGGTCTGAG TGCTCGGCCCGGTGTGGCACGCAAGGGACGATGAAGCGGGAGGTGCGCTGCTCGGTGGAAGCACCGCTCTGTGATGAGTCGCGGAAGCCCAGCGGTGAGAAGGCGTGCACAGGCCCACCCTGCGACCGCCGCTGGACTGCTTCAGACTGGGGCCCG GTTCGTGTGGTGAAGGACGCATGA